A portion of the Celeribacter baekdonensis genome contains these proteins:
- a CDS encoding ABC transporter permease, translating to MTAIDPHALDAQAKAARRAKLFTRINKADTWFQVLGLSWMTPVLKAIAGDNPKAQVKEIWKLLGVPVLAILCFLMLWGTLAPKVQTSLGAIPGPSAVWEEAVNLHNDAMAKAEKKAAFEERVEKRNARLIEQGKADEVKDIAYTGSPSYYTQIWTSIKTVFFGFLIGSAIAIPLGIFAGLSPYANAAINPLVQIFKPVSPLAWLPIVTMIVSALYTNNDGMFAKSFLVSAITVTLCSLWPTLINTSLGVASIDKDLISVSKVLKMNTYSKVTKLVLPSALPLIFTGLRLSLGVGWMVLIAAEMLAQNPGLGKFVWDEFQNGSSQSLAKIIVAVLTIGIIGFLLDRVMFALQSLFTFSNNR from the coding sequence ATGACCGCCATAGATCCGCACGCTCTGGACGCACAGGCCAAAGCGGCCCGCCGTGCGAAACTGTTCACCCGCATCAACAAAGCCGACACGTGGTTTCAGGTCTTGGGCCTGAGTTGGATGACCCCGGTGTTGAAAGCCATTGCGGGCGACAACCCGAAGGCACAGGTCAAAGAGATTTGGAAACTCTTGGGGGTGCCGGTTTTGGCAATCCTGTGTTTCTTGATGCTCTGGGGCACATTGGCCCCGAAAGTGCAGACCTCCTTGGGCGCAATCCCCGGCCCCTCGGCCGTTTGGGAAGAGGCCGTGAACCTGCATAATGACGCGATGGCCAAGGCCGAAAAGAAGGCCGCGTTTGAAGAGCGCGTAGAAAAACGCAATGCGCGGTTGATCGAACAGGGCAAGGCCGACGAGGTCAAAGACATCGCCTACACCGGATCGCCGTCCTATTACACGCAAATCTGGACTTCGATCAAAACCGTATTTTTCGGCTTTCTGATCGGCTCGGCCATTGCCATTCCTTTGGGGATTTTCGCGGGCCTGTCGCCCTATGCCAATGCTGCGATCAACCCTTTGGTGCAGATTTTCAAACCTGTGTCGCCGCTCGCATGGCTGCCGATTGTGACTATGATCGTCTCGGCGCTCTACACCAACAATGACGGGATGTTCGCGAAATCCTTCCTCGTCTCCGCCATCACGGTGACGTTGTGCTCGCTTTGGCCGACGTTGATCAACACATCGTTGGGGGTCGCCTCCATCGACAAAGATCTGATTTCCGTCTCCAAAGTGCTCAAAATGAACACCTATTCAAAAGTCACCAAACTGGTGCTGCCCTCGGCTTTGCCGTTGATCTTCACGGGTCTGCGTCTCTCGCTCGGCGTCGGCTGGATGGTGTTGATCGCCGCTGAAATGCTGGCGCAGAACCCCGGTCTTGGCAAATTCGTCTGGGATGAGTTCCAAAACGGCTCCTCGCAATCTCTCGCCAAAATCATCGTCGCGGTGCTCACCATCGGCATCATCGGCTTTCTGTTGGATCGGGTGATGTTCGCGCTGCAATCCCTTTTCACCTTCTCGAACAACCGGTGA
- a CDS encoding ABC transporter ATP-binding protein yields the protein MSILTFDNVSKGFGQGLHRAEVLKHINLEVKEGEFLVLLGFSGSGKTTLINLMAGLETPSEGRVSFKGKPITGPGPERGLIFQSYSLMPWLTVAGNVRLAVDTIFPGLSNAEKEAKVDHYVGMVGLSHAAARRPAELSGGMRQRVNVARALAMNPEVLLLDEPLSALDALTRANLADEIEHIWEADKKTCVLITNDVDEAILLADRIIALNPDGTLGDEFPVTIPRPRDRIAMNNDDGFKKLRVDVTKYLMDVGIESKAEGTKVLPNVTPIHSVPAAVAKAQEGMIEDRFLDFSQIHKIYPTPKGPLTVVENFDLKVNRGEFISIIGHSGCGKSTVLTMAAGLNDISKGVIKLDGYEVRGADPERAVVFQSPNLFPWLTAKENVAIGVDKVYPKASQAERQDVIEYYLERVGLADAMDKEASSMSNGMKQRVGIARAFALSPKLLLLDEPFGMLDSLTRWELQEVLMEVWERTKVTAICVTHDVDEAILLSDRVVMMTNGPQATIGKITDVKLPRLRTRKALLEHPDYYHYRQEVLDFLEEYEHGAKPKPQPTSKSVAAE from the coding sequence ATGAGCATTCTCACATTCGACAATGTCTCCAAGGGCTTCGGCCAGGGCCTGCACCGCGCCGAGGTGTTGAAACATATCAATCTCGAGGTGAAAGAGGGCGAGTTCCTTGTGCTCTTGGGCTTTTCCGGGTCGGGCAAGACCACGTTGATCAACCTGATGGCGGGGCTTGAGACGCCGTCTGAGGGCAGGGTGTCGTTTAAGGGCAAACCGATCACCGGGCCGGGGCCAGAGCGCGGGTTGATCTTTCAAAGCTACTCTTTGATGCCGTGGCTGACGGTTGCTGGCAATGTGCGCTTGGCGGTGGATACGATTTTTCCGGGTCTGTCCAATGCCGAAAAAGAGGCCAAGGTCGATCACTATGTCGGTATGGTGGGCCTGTCGCACGCCGCTGCGCGTCGCCCCGCCGAATTGTCGGGCGGTATGCGCCAACGCGTCAACGTTGCCCGCGCTTTGGCGATGAACCCCGAAGTTCTGTTGCTCGATGAGCCGCTGTCGGCGCTTGACGCCCTGACCCGCGCCAATCTGGCCGATGAGATCGAACACATCTGGGAGGCGGACAAAAAGACCTGTGTGCTGATCACCAATGATGTCGATGAGGCCATTCTTTTGGCCGACCGGATCATTGCGCTCAATCCCGATGGAACGCTGGGCGATGAGTTCCCGGTCACCATCCCGCGCCCGCGCGACCGCATCGCGATGAACAATGACGATGGCTTTAAAAAGCTGCGCGTCGATGTGACCAAATACCTGATGGATGTCGGGATCGAAAGCAAAGCCGAGGGCACCAAGGTTCTGCCCAATGTGACGCCGATCCATTCCGTGCCCGCCGCCGTCGCCAAGGCACAAGAAGGGATGATCGAAGACCGCTTTCTCGATTTCTCGCAAATCCACAAAATCTATCCGACCCCCAAAGGTCCGCTGACCGTGGTCGAAAACTTTGATCTGAAAGTGAACCGGGGCGAGTTTATTTCCATCATCGGCCATTCCGGCTGTGGCAAATCCACGGTTCTGACTATGGCGGCGGGGCTCAATGACATCTCCAAAGGCGTGATCAAACTCGACGGCTATGAGGTCCGCGGCGCAGACCCGGAACGCGCCGTGGTGTTTCAATCTCCGAACCTGTTCCCTTGGCTCACCGCCAAGGAAAACGTCGCCATCGGGGTGGATAAGGTCTATCCGAAAGCCTCGCAAGCCGAGCGTCAGGACGTGATCGAATATTACCTTGAACGGGTCGGTCTGGCCGATGCGATGGACAAAGAAGCGTCTTCGATGTCGAACGGCATGAAGCAACGCGTCGGTATCGCCCGCGCCTTTGCCCTCTCACCGAAACTTCTGTTGTTGGATGAACCCTTTGGCATGCTCGACAGCCTCACGCGCTGGGAATTGCAGGAGGTGTTGATGGAGGTTTGGGAGCGCACGAAAGTCACTGCGATCTGTGTCACTCATGACGTTGATGAGGCGATTTTGCTCTCCGACCGGGTGGTGATGATGACCAACGGCCCACAGGCGACCATCGGCAAAATCACGGACGTTAAACTGCCACGTCTGCGCACCCGCAAGGCGCTGTTGGAGCACCCGGATTACTACCATTACCGCCAAGAGGTGCTCGATTTCTTGGAAGAATATGAACATGGCGCCAAGCCAAAGCCTCAACCGACCTCAAAATCCGTCGCTGCGGAGTGA
- a CDS encoding NAD(P)/FAD-dependent oxidoreductase, with product MPERLVIIGAGMASGRMLEHLFEDAPEAFEVTLFNAEPRGTYNRLMLSPVLAGEMSYAEIVTHDGAWYARHNVSCRFGERVTAIDRDRKRVIGVQGAVPYDRLVIATGSAPYIPPLPGRDLAGVIAYRDVEDTDRMIGLGAGSKAVVIGGGLLGLEAAAGMAARGVAVTVVHRAGHLMNRQLDVPAADLLQQALEARGITVLCNAQSQEILADDKGQACALRLAGGTELACDLVVMAVGIVPSVGLARAAGLTVGQGICVDDHLLTSDPSIYALGECVEHRGAVFGLVAPLFDQAKVLAQTLRDLPGCFVNKDVSTKLKVTGCDLFSAGDFNEGEGRDSITFSDPRTGVYKRLVIENNRLIGAVIYGDTQDGGWFFNLIRDGADVSALRDTLIFGPAYQDAPDPDPEPVATADGHAAVLMEISA from the coding sequence ATGCCGGAGCGGCTTGTCATCATCGGGGCCGGGATGGCGTCTGGGCGGATGTTGGAGCATCTGTTCGAAGACGCCCCCGAGGCCTTCGAGGTCACCCTGTTCAATGCCGAGCCGCGCGGCACGTATAATCGCTTGATGCTCTCGCCCGTCTTGGCCGGAGAAATGAGCTATGCCGAAATCGTCACCCATGATGGGGCATGGTATGCTCGCCATAACGTGAGCTGTCGCTTTGGCGAACGGGTCACCGCGATTGACCGCGATCGCAAGCGGGTGATCGGTGTGCAGGGGGCTGTGCCCTATGATCGCTTGGTCATCGCCACCGGTTCGGCCCCCTATATCCCACCTTTGCCGGGGCGTGATCTTGCGGGGGTGATCGCTTATCGCGATGTCGAAGACACCGACCGGATGATCGGTTTGGGCGCGGGGTCCAAGGCCGTGGTGATCGGCGGCGGGCTTTTGGGGCTTGAGGCGGCGGCGGGGATGGCGGCGCGTGGGGTTGCGGTCACCGTGGTGCACCGGGCGGGGCACCTGATGAACCGCCAACTCGATGTGCCCGCTGCCGATCTGTTGCAACAGGCGCTTGAGGCGCGTGGCATCACCGTCCTATGCAATGCCCAGTCGCAAGAGATTCTGGCCGATGACAAAGGTCAGGCCTGCGCGTTGCGTTTGGCCGGTGGCACTGAATTGGCCTGTGATCTGGTGGTGATGGCCGTGGGGATTGTGCCCTCTGTGGGTCTTGCCCGCGCCGCCGGGCTGACGGTGGGGCAGGGGATTTGCGTTGACGATCACCTCCTCACCTCCGATCCGTCCATCTATGCGCTGGGCGAATGTGTCGAGCACCGTGGCGCGGTCTTTGGCCTTGTTGCGCCGTTGTTTGATCAGGCCAAAGTCCTGGCCCAAACCCTGCGCGATCTGCCCGGATGTTTCGTCAACAAAGACGTCTCCACCAAGTTGAAAGTCACCGGATGTGATCTGTTCTCTGCCGGGGATTTCAACGAGGGTGAGGGCCGCGACAGTATCACATTCTCTGATCCGAGAACGGGTGTTTACAAGCGTTTGGTGATTGAAAACAACCGCTTGATTGGCGCGGTGATTTACGGCGACACCCAGGATGGCGGCTGGTTTTTCAACCTGATCCGCGACGGTGCCGATGTGTCGGCGCTGCGCGACACATTGATTTTTGGCCCGGCCTATCAGGACGCGCCCGACCCCGACCCCGAACCTGTTGCCACAGCAGACGGTCACGCAGCCGTTTTGATGGAGATATCTGCATGA
- a CDS encoding nitrate reductase gives MKRPKSSCSLRSTCPYCGVGCGVLLGVDDQGAMEVRGDPDHPANFGRLCSKGSALGETVSLDDRLLVPRVHGHDSDWDNALDLVATTFQDTIAKHGPDAVAFYVSGQLLTEDYYVANKLMKGFIGSANIDTNSRLCMASTVAGHKRAFGTDTVPGTYEDLDEADVIVLTGSNLAWCHPVLYQRILATRKARPDQKLVVIDPRRTASCDLADLHLPLALGSDVALFNGLLAEIEKRGLIDHDFAKHVSGLDTSLASASADDLSITGLSEEVLTEFFDLWCGSEKVVTIFSQGVNQSSSGTDKVNAITNCHLATGRIGKPGMGPFSVTGQPNAMGGREVGGLANMLACHLDLENADHRNAVKDFWSAPAMPEAAGLKAVDMFKAVGKGKIKALWIIHTNPAVSMPDADKVRDAIAGCDFVVVSDITDATDTARLAHVLLPATGWGEKDGTVTNSDRMMSRQRAVLPAPGLARPDWEQLAEVGRRMGFKAAFEYENPAEIFREYAALSGIAGGFGRDFDISGLSDLSNTEYADLAPTRWPVSNGKQGGRFFADGAFFTPDGKGRMLPVTWKPPVAKTEKRYPFRLNTGRIRDQWHTMTRTARSPRLSAHLAEPFVEIHPEDASAQGIGPTALVALKTPNGTAVVRAMITDRTPKGEVFVPMHWTGENAPSARIDALVPSVTDPISGQPESKGAVVSVTPFAAKWYGFAISQMPIKPKYDYWALAKTYAGYRVELAGMTAPDDWVEEARALFGLPDADVQTMLDPAKGTARVAFHVNGALVAALFISRTPVAVMRDYLAALPGQEVPGVLAGKSPANQPDPGPVLCSCFNVGINTILAAIETRGLMSVEAIGAALDAGTNCGSCRPEISALIAKAQTKEAAE, from the coding sequence ATGAAACGCCCCAAATCCAGCTGTTCCCTGCGCTCAACCTGCCCCTATTGCGGGGTCGGGTGTGGCGTCCTTTTGGGCGTCGATGATCAAGGCGCGATGGAGGTCCGGGGCGACCCCGATCACCCGGCCAATTTCGGTCGACTTTGTTCCAAAGGCTCGGCATTGGGCGAAACCGTCTCACTCGACGACCGCCTTTTGGTCCCGCGCGTGCATGGTCATGACAGTGATTGGGACAACGCGCTGGATTTGGTCGCGACCACATTCCAAGACACCATTGCCAAACACGGCCCTGACGCCGTGGCGTTCTATGTCTCCGGTCAATTGCTGACCGAGGATTACTACGTCGCCAATAAATTGATGAAAGGATTCATCGGTTCGGCCAATATCGACACCAATTCGCGGCTCTGCATGGCCTCGACCGTGGCTGGGCACAAACGCGCCTTTGGCACCGACACCGTACCCGGAACCTATGAGGATTTGGACGAGGCCGATGTGATCGTGCTCACCGGATCGAACCTCGCGTGGTGTCACCCTGTGCTTTACCAACGCATTCTCGCCACCCGCAAAGCCCGCCCAGACCAAAAACTTGTGGTCATCGACCCGCGTCGCACCGCGTCTTGCGATCTGGCGGATTTGCACCTGCCGCTGGCGCTTGGTTCGGATGTGGCGCTGTTCAACGGGCTGTTGGCCGAGATCGAAAAGCGCGGTCTGATTGATCACGACTTTGCCAAACATGTCTCGGGTCTCGACACGTCTCTTGCGAGTGCGAGCGCCGATGATCTGTCCATCACCGGCCTCTCGGAGGAGGTTTTAACGGAGTTCTTCGATCTGTGGTGCGGCAGTGAAAAGGTCGTCACGATTTTTTCCCAGGGCGTCAATCAATCCTCGTCGGGCACCGATAAAGTCAATGCCATCACCAATTGTCACCTCGCCACCGGGCGGATCGGCAAGCCGGGGATGGGGCCGTTTTCTGTCACTGGCCAACCCAACGCCATGGGCGGGCGCGAGGTCGGCGGACTGGCCAATATGCTGGCCTGTCACCTCGATCTGGAAAATGCCGATCACCGCAATGCGGTCAAAGACTTTTGGTCCGCCCCTGCCATGCCTGAGGCGGCGGGGCTGAAAGCGGTTGATATGTTCAAGGCCGTGGGCAAGGGCAAGATCAAGGCGCTCTGGATCATTCACACCAACCCAGCCGTCTCCATGCCAGACGCGGATAAAGTGCGCGATGCCATTGCCGGCTGCGATTTTGTCGTCGTCTCTGATATCACCGATGCCACTGACACCGCGCGTTTGGCGCATGTGCTTTTGCCCGCCACAGGATGGGGCGAAAAAGACGGCACAGTGACCAATTCGGACCGGATGATGTCGCGCCAACGTGCGGTTTTGCCCGCGCCGGGATTGGCCCGCCCAGATTGGGAGCAACTCGCCGAGGTCGGACGACGCATGGGGTTCAAAGCCGCGTTTGAATACGAGAACCCGGCGGAGATTTTCCGTGAATACGCCGCACTGTCTGGCATTGCGGGCGGATTTGGTCGCGATTTTGACATCTCCGGCCTCTCGGACCTCTCAAATACCGAATATGCCGATCTTGCGCCCACCCGTTGGCCGGTTTCAAACGGCAAACAGGGCGGCCGTTTCTTTGCCGATGGTGCGTTTTTCACCCCGGATGGCAAGGGGCGGATGCTGCCCGTCACATGGAAGCCGCCGGTGGCCAAAACCGAAAAACGCTATCCGTTTCGCCTGAACACCGGGCGCATTCGCGACCAGTGGCACACGATGACCCGCACCGCGCGCTCCCCGCGCCTGTCGGCGCATTTAGCCGAACCTTTCGTGGAAATTCACCCGGAGGATGCGAGCGCCCAGGGCATTGGTCCGACCGCTTTGGTCGCGCTCAAAACCCCGAATGGCACCGCCGTTGTGCGCGCGATGATCACGGATCGCACGCCCAAAGGCGAGGTCTTTGTGCCGATGCACTGGACCGGGGAAAACGCCCCCTCGGCGCGGATTGACGCCTTGGTGCCTTCGGTCACCGACCCGATTTCCGGCCAACCCGAAAGCAAGGGCGCAGTGGTCTCGGTCACGCCCTTTGCCGCCAAATGGTACGGCTTTGCCATCTCTCAGATGCCGATCAAACCGAAATACGACTATTGGGCCTTGGCCAAAACCTATGCCGGATACCGGGTGGAATTGGCCGGGATGACCGCACCCGACGATTGGGTCGAAGAGGCGCGCGCACTCTTTGGTCTGCCGGATGCCGATGTCCAAACCATGTTGGACCCGGCCAAGGGCACGGCGCGGGTGGCGTTTCATGTCAACGGTGCCTTGGTCGCCGCCCTGTTCATCTCACGCACGCCGGTGGCGGTGATGCGGGACTATTTGGCGGCTCTACCGGGCCAAGAGGTGCCAGGTGTGTTGGCGGGCAAGTCGCCTGCCAATCAACCGGACCCCGGCCCTGTGCTCTGCTCTTGTTTTAATGTCGGGATCAACACTATCTTGGCGGCAATTGAAACGCGCGGGTTGATGAGCGTAGAGGCGATTGGCGCGGCATTGGATGCGGGCACGAACTGTGGCTCCTGTCGCCCGGAAATTTCCGCCCTCATCGCCAAGGCCCAAACCAAAGAAGCGGCTGAGTGA
- a CDS encoding glycosyl transferase family protein: MSIAEFVRILGRGPGRSRSLTFEEAQEALLRVLRGEAAPESVGAMLMLMRMKGEVPSEIAGFTAALRAGLTAVPTPDLDWPSYAAGRTRGLPWFLLSARLVALGGYKVLMHGWNGLGENGHLIREGLPFAGIEICDSPRVARDTMERAGIAYLPLEHFSPELLRLLQLRADFGLRSCLNTVARMLNPGGARASVQGVFHPPYRELQADASALLGLPAMTVIKGGGGEFERNPSKDIQAFGLRNGQSWEALFPPAGEEARRLNDGETDVSRLSDLWHGRLDDPFSEAIVLSTAALALETLGEATPEETAHRLWVNRLG; this comes from the coding sequence ATGAGCATTGCTGAATTTGTCCGAATTCTGGGCCGTGGCCCCGGCCGATCCCGATCTTTGACCTTTGAGGAGGCGCAAGAGGCGCTGTTGCGGGTGTTGCGTGGCGAGGCAGCGCCCGAAAGTGTCGGCGCGATGCTGATGTTGATGCGGATGAAAGGCGAGGTGCCTAGCGAGATCGCCGGGTTCACCGCCGCCTTGCGCGCCGGGTTGACCGCCGTGCCGACGCCGGATTTGGACTGGCCGTCCTATGCCGCCGGACGCACGCGCGGCCTGCCGTGGTTTTTGCTTTCGGCGCGGCTGGTCGCTTTGGGCGGGTATAAGGTTTTGATGCATGGCTGGAACGGGCTGGGCGAAAACGGCCATTTGATCCGCGAGGGCCTGCCGTTTGCCGGGATTGAGATATGCGACAGTCCGCGTGTTGCGCGCGACACGATGGAGCGCGCGGGTATCGCCTATCTGCCGTTGGAACATTTTTCGCCTGAGTTGTTGCGCCTGTTGCAATTGCGCGCCGATTTTGGCCTGCGGTCTTGTCTCAATACGGTGGCGCGGATGCTCAACCCGGGCGGTGCGCGGGCCTCGGTCCAAGGCGTGTTTCATCCGCCCTACCGCGAACTTCAGGCCGATGCTTCCGCCCTTTTGGGCCTGCCCGCGATGACGGTGATCAAAGGCGGTGGCGGCGAATTTGAACGCAACCCGTCAAAGGACATTCAGGCCTTTGGCTTGCGCAACGGGCAGAGTTGGGAGGCGCTTTTCCCGCCTGCCGGGGAAGAGGCGCGCCGGTTGAATGACGGTGAGACGGATGTGTCACGCCTGTCTGATTTGTGGCACGGGCGTCTCGATGATCCGTTTTCTGAGGCGATTGTTTTGTCCACTGCCGCTTTGGCGCTTGAGACATTGGGCGAGGCCACGCCGGAGGAGACGGCACACAGGCTGTGGGTCAATCGCTTGGGGTAA
- a CDS encoding division plane positioning ATPase MipZ: protein MAHIIIVGNEKGGAGKSTVSMHVATALSRLGLQVGALDLDLRQKTFARYLENRLSYCLREGIDLPTPEYRDLPQIEAADLAEGENIYDRRLSMAVTGLEETCDFILIDCPGSHTRLSQVAHSLADTLITPMNDSFIDFDLLARVDPDTNKILGPSVYSEMVWNARQLRAQAGLKPIEWVVLRNRLGAQQMHNKKKIGDAMEELAKRIGFRVAPGFSERVIYRELFPRGLTLLDLKDIGVKSALNISNVAARQELRDLMKELKLPNVDVDF, encoded by the coding sequence GTGGCACATATTATCATCGTCGGGAATGAAAAGGGGGGAGCCGGGAAATCGACCGTGTCCATGCATGTGGCAACGGCTTTGTCCCGTCTGGGCCTACAGGTGGGGGCGCTGGATTTGGACTTGCGCCAAAAAACCTTCGCCCGATATTTGGAAAATCGCCTGTCCTATTGCCTGCGCGAAGGGATTGACCTGCCGACGCCCGAATATCGCGACCTGCCACAAATCGAGGCCGCAGATTTGGCCGAGGGCGAGAACATCTATGATCGTCGCCTGTCCATGGCCGTGACCGGGCTTGAGGAAACCTGTGATTTCATCCTGATCGACTGTCCCGGCTCGCACACCCGCCTGTCGCAGGTGGCGCATTCACTGGCCGATACGTTGATCACGCCGATGAATGACAGTTTCATCGACTTTGACCTTTTGGCGCGGGTCGATCCCGACACCAACAAAATTCTCGGCCCGTCCGTCTATTCCGAAATGGTGTGGAACGCCCGGCAATTGCGGGCGCAGGCCGGGTTGAAACCGATCGAATGGGTGGTCTTGCGCAACCGTTTGGGCGCGCAACAAATGCACAACAAGAAAAAGATCGGTGACGCGATGGAGGAACTGGCCAAACGGATCGGGTTCCGTGTTGCACCGGGTTTCTCCGAGCGGGTGATTTACCGCGAGCTGTTTCCACGCGGTCTGACGCTTTTGGATTTGAAAGACATCGGCGTGAAATCGGCGCTCAACATTTCAAATGTCGCCGCCCGTCAAGAGCTACGCGACTTGATGAAAGAACTGAAGCTGCCCAATGTTGACGTCGATTTTTGA
- a CDS encoding OmpA family protein, translating into MRRFILGTAATGVALAGLGMTPMSAQDMQAQIDLATRLGIEMCGAEPPAEAACVTENGQVILADGSEVSLEEALSLFKPPMGSADPLTDEADPVAEAAPEVAVDPERAPETSVGDEAVADVVHQDVVEEEVLREELAKEMPAGDPLAEVMPTQETAPADMGEVAAPEPEQMPEQMPEAMTEGMTTSETTPDTSTADTPAPEASPTPRPEAAMDEGAAPEAVATEAPTDVATETGANEDAPMEAASAETESTAVEMTEEDLKVEAEEEATAAAAMEETTPVAAGTEEGAQQEVEVQTETLTEATTRASNEEFAKPDVSAKDGGGLSNLEKFLVGAVGVAVISQVLKGDDKVVESTGDRVVVERDGALRVLKNDDALLRQPGSEVTTERFSDGSTRSTMSRADGTQVITIRAADGRVLRRDRVFADGTRVVLFDDMQEIDAVDVTALPDAPKAGVNYADDEAALRAALAASQAQSEAMTRRFSLNQIRTIRAVRELAPEIALTSVNFETGSAAISASEAEELAALGRAMKRAVTDNPQEVFLVEGHTDAVGKATRNLVLSDQRAESLALALTEYFGVPPENMVVQGYGERYLKVPTVSAERANRRAAVRIITPLLGQ; encoded by the coding sequence ATGAGAAGATTTATTCTAGGGACGGCGGCGACAGGGGTGGCCCTGGCTGGATTGGGGATGACGCCGATGTCGGCCCAGGACATGCAAGCGCAGATAGATCTTGCCACACGGTTGGGGATTGAGATGTGCGGGGCCGAGCCGCCGGCTGAGGCGGCCTGTGTGACTGAAAACGGGCAGGTGATCTTGGCCGATGGTTCCGAAGTGAGCCTCGAAGAAGCGCTATCGCTTTTCAAGCCGCCGATGGGCAGCGCCGACCCGTTGACCGACGAGGCAGACCCGGTCGCGGAGGCTGCGCCGGAGGTGGCGGTTGACCCCGAACGCGCACCTGAGACCAGCGTCGGCGATGAGGCGGTGGCCGATGTGGTGCATCAGGACGTTGTCGAAGAAGAGGTGTTGCGCGAGGAATTGGCGAAAGAGATGCCTGCGGGTGACCCTCTGGCCGAAGTGATGCCCACGCAGGAGACCGCGCCTGCTGATATGGGGGAGGTCGCAGCGCCTGAGCCTGAGCAGATGCCTGAGCAGATGCCTGAGGCGATGACGGAAGGGATGACGACATCCGAAACCACACCGGATACGTCCACCGCCGACACACCTGCACCGGAGGCCAGCCCCACTCCGCGCCCCGAGGCCGCAATGGATGAGGGGGCCGCCCCAGAGGCGGTTGCCACAGAGGCGCCAACAGATGTGGCAACGGAAACCGGTGCCAATGAAGATGCGCCGATGGAAGCGGCCTCGGCAGAGACGGAATCCACGGCGGTTGAAATGACCGAAGAGGACCTGAAGGTCGAAGCCGAAGAGGAGGCCACAGCCGCCGCTGCGATGGAAGAGACCACGCCTGTTGCGGCGGGAACGGAGGAGGGCGCACAGCAAGAGGTGGAGGTCCAAACCGAAACACTGACCGAAGCGACCACGCGGGCCTCAAACGAAGAGTTCGCCAAACCTGACGTGAGCGCAAAAGACGGCGGTGGCTTGTCCAACCTCGAAAAGTTCCTTGTCGGTGCCGTGGGCGTCGCGGTCATCAGCCAAGTGTTGAAAGGGGACGACAAAGTGGTCGAATCGACCGGCGATCGCGTGGTGGTTGAACGGGATGGCGCGCTTCGCGTGTTGAAAAATGACGATGCGCTTTTGCGTCAACCCGGCTCAGAAGTGACCACAGAGCGGTTCTCTGACGGTTCAACGCGGAGCACCATGTCGCGCGCCGATGGCACGCAGGTCATCACGATCCGCGCCGCCGATGGTCGTGTGTTGCGACGTGATCGGGTGTTTGCCGATGGCACGCGGGTTGTGTTGTTTGATGACATGCAAGAGATCGACGCGGTGGATGTAACCGCCTTGCCTGATGCGCCAAAAGCCGGGGTGAATTACGCCGATGACGAGGCGGCCCTGCGCGCGGCCTTGGCCGCCAGCCAAGCTCAATCAGAGGCGATGACGCGTCGGTTCTCTCTCAACCAAATTCGCACAATCCGGGCGGTGCGCGAACTGGCACCAGAAATTGCGCTGACCAGCGTGAATTTTGAAACCGGATCTGCGGCGATTTCTGCATCAGAGGCGGAGGAACTGGCGGCTTTGGGACGGGCAATGAAGCGCGCGGTCACGGACAACCCGCAGGAGGTGTTTTTGGTCGAGGGACATACCGATGCCGTTGGCAAAGCGACACGTAATCTGGTGTTGTCAGATCAGCGGGCCGAAAGCCTTGCCTTGGCATTGACCGAGTATTTTGGTGTGCCGCCAGAAAATATGGTCGTTCAGGGCTATGGCGAACGCTACCTCAAAGTGCCGACCGTTTCAGCCGAGCGTGCGAACCGTCGTGCTGCCGTGCGGATCATCACGCCGCTTTTGGGGCAGTGA
- the rpmE gene encoding 50S ribosomal protein L31, producing the protein MKKDTHPEYHFIDVKMTDGTILQMRSTWGNEGDQLALDIDPTVHPAWTGGNSRLMDAGGRVSKFKNKYAGLGF; encoded by the coding sequence ATGAAAAAAGATACACACCCCGAATACCACTTCATCGACGTCAAAATGACCGACGGCACGATCCTTCAGATGCGCTCCACCTGGGGCAACGAAGGCGATCAGCTCGCCCTCGACATCGACCCGACCGTGCACCCGGCATGGACCGGCGGCAACTCGCGCCTCATGGATGCTGGCGGCCGCGTGTCGAAGTTCAAAAACAAATACGCTGGCCTCGGCTTCTAA